In a genomic window of Sutcliffiella sp. FSL R7-0096:
- a CDS encoding TetR/AcrR family transcriptional regulator — MKKRQVHASVKDERLIEKRRDQMIKGAVSLFKEKGFHRTTTREIAKEAGFSIGTLYEYIRTKEDVLYLVCDRIYDQVGERLQQELDMKRGNLESLKSAIRYYFRVMDEMQDEVLVMYQEAKSLSKDALPYVLNKELAMVAMFEQVIRNCMTAEDIEMKEQQIQLVAHNIFVQGQMWGFRRWVLHRHFELDTYIEGQIELLVHGITKGENVKHGSISSN, encoded by the coding sequence ATGAAAAAACGTCAAGTACATGCATCCGTAAAAGACGAGCGGCTGATCGAGAAGCGCCGCGACCAGATGATCAAGGGGGCGGTGAGCCTTTTTAAAGAGAAGGGCTTCCACCGCACGACAACAAGGGAAATTGCGAAAGAGGCCGGTTTCAGCATCGGCACACTCTATGAATATATCAGAACGAAGGAAGATGTCCTTTACCTCGTCTGCGACCGGATTTATGACCAGGTGGGCGAGCGCCTGCAGCAGGAGCTCGACATGAAGCGGGGGAACCTGGAGAGCTTGAAGTCCGCGATCCGGTACTATTTTCGGGTGATGGATGAAATGCAGGATGAGGTCCTTGTCATGTATCAGGAGGCAAAATCGTTATCAAAAGATGCGCTTCCTTACGTGCTGAACAAGGAGCTTGCGATGGTGGCCATGTTTGAGCAGGTCATCCGTAACTGCATGACAGCAGAGGACATCGAAATGAAAGAACAGCAGATTCAATTGGTTGCCCATAACATTTTCGTACAGGGCCAGATGTGGGGATTCCGGCGCTGGGTGCTGCACAGGCACTTTGAGCTGGATACCTATATCGAGGGCCAGATTGAACTTTTAGTGCACGGAATTACAAAGGGGGAGAATGTGAAACATGGAAGTATATCGTCCAACTAA
- a CDS encoding acyl-CoA dehydrogenase → MNFLLSEEHEMIRKMVRDFAKNEVEPTAAERDEEERFDMDIFKKMADLGLTGIPFPEEYGGIGSDYLAYCIAVEELSRVCASTGVTLSAHTSLASWPIYKYGTEEQKQKYLVPLAQGTSIGGYGLTEPGSGSDAGGMRTTAKLDGDHYVLNGSKIFITNGGIADIYVVFAVTDPSSKHKGTSAFIVEADFPGFSVGKKEQKLGIRSSPTTEIIFEDCRVPVENMLGAEGEGFKVAMTTLDGGRNGIAAQAVGIAQGALDAAVAYAKERVQFGKPIAAQQGVSFKLADMATTVEASRLLTYQAAWRESEGLSYGLESAMSKLFAGDTAMKVTTEAVQVFGGYGYTKDYPVERYMRDAKITQIYEGTQEIQRLVISRMLTK, encoded by the coding sequence ATGAACTTTTTACTTTCTGAAGAGCATGAAATGATTCGCAAAATGGTCCGTGATTTTGCCAAGAACGAAGTGGAACCGACAGCAGCCGAGCGTGACGAGGAAGAGCGCTTTGATATGGATATTTTCAAAAAGATGGCGGACCTTGGTTTGACGGGAATCCCGTTTCCAGAGGAGTACGGCGGAATCGGCAGTGACTACCTGGCTTATTGCATCGCTGTAGAGGAATTATCCCGAGTATGTGCTTCCACAGGGGTAACCCTTTCCGCGCACACATCACTTGCGAGCTGGCCGATCTACAAGTACGGAACAGAAGAGCAGAAGCAGAAATACTTGGTGCCACTTGCACAAGGAACGAGCATTGGCGGATATGGGCTGACAGAACCAGGATCCGGATCTGATGCGGGTGGAATGCGTACAACGGCAAAGCTAGACGGCGACCATTATGTCCTGAACGGTTCAAAAATTTTCATCACAAACGGTGGAATCGCTGACATCTATGTGGTGTTTGCGGTGACAGATCCGTCCAGCAAGCATAAAGGAACGAGTGCATTCATCGTGGAAGCGGATTTCCCGGGCTTCAGCGTTGGGAAAAAAGAACAAAAGCTGGGCATTCGTTCTTCACCGACGACAGAAATCATTTTCGAAGACTGCCGCGTGCCGGTAGAAAACATGCTTGGAGCAGAGGGTGAAGGTTTCAAAGTTGCGATGACGACGCTTGATGGCGGACGTAACGGGATTGCTGCACAGGCTGTCGGGATTGCGCAAGGTGCACTTGATGCGGCCGTTGCATATGCCAAAGAGCGCGTTCAGTTCGGCAAGCCGATCGCAGCGCAGCAGGGTGTTTCTTTTAAACTGGCAGATATGGCGACAACGGTGGAAGCTTCAAGACTACTCACCTACCAGGCAGCTTGGAGAGAGTCCGAGGGCTTGAGCTATGGCTTGGAGTCTGCGATGTCCAAACTTTTCGCTGGAGACACGGCGATGAAGGTGACAACCGAGGCGGTTCAGGTATTCGGTGGCTACGGTTATACGAAGGACTATCCGGTGGAGCGCTATATGAGGGATGCGAAAATTACGCAAATTTATGAAGGAACACAAGAAATACAACGTCTCGTAATCTCCAGAATGCTTACTAAGTAA
- a CDS encoding acyl-CoA dehydrogenase has product MNLRFTEEQEMVRKMVRDFAETEIAPFVEKMEEGEFPREILKKMADLGLMGMTIPEEYGGAGMDFPSYIIAINELSRVSATVGVILSVHTSVGTNPILYFGTEEQKQKYVTKLASGEYLGAFCLTEPSAGSDAGSLKTRAVKQGDHYVLNGAKVFITNGGQADTYIVFASTNPELGSKGVSAFIVEKDTPGFVIGKDEHKMGLHGSKTVQLTFEDAKVPAENLLGEEGEGFKIAMANLDVGRIGIAAQSLGIAEAAVQAATAYAKERVQFGKPIAAQQGVSFKLADMATSVEGARLLTYRAANLRALGKPCGKEASMAKLFASQTAMNVAIEAVQVFGGYGYTKDYPVERYFRDAKVCEIYEGTSEIQRMVIGKHLVN; this is encoded by the coding sequence ATGAATTTACGTTTTACAGAAGAGCAGGAAATGGTCCGGAAAATGGTGCGCGATTTCGCGGAAACAGAAATTGCACCTTTCGTGGAAAAAATGGAAGAGGGCGAATTCCCTCGTGAAATATTGAAGAAAATGGCGGACCTTGGCTTGATGGGAATGACAATCCCGGAAGAGTACGGCGGAGCGGGAATGGACTTTCCTTCCTACATCATCGCGATCAATGAGCTTTCCCGCGTGAGCGCAACAGTAGGAGTGATCCTTTCCGTGCACACGTCAGTCGGAACGAATCCGATTCTTTATTTTGGCACAGAGGAACAAAAACAGAAATATGTCACAAAGCTTGCTTCCGGCGAGTACCTTGGCGCGTTCTGTTTGACGGAGCCGAGTGCGGGATCTGATGCAGGGAGCCTCAAGACGCGTGCAGTAAAACAGGGTGACCACTATGTGCTGAACGGCGCGAAGGTATTCATCACAAACGGCGGGCAAGCAGACACGTACATCGTCTTTGCATCCACCAATCCGGAGCTTGGATCTAAGGGGGTTTCCGCATTCATCGTGGAAAAGGATACTCCGGGATTTGTCATCGGAAAAGATGAGCACAAGATGGGCTTGCACGGCTCCAAAACGGTCCAGCTGACGTTTGAAGATGCGAAGGTTCCTGCGGAAAATCTTTTAGGCGAAGAAGGGGAAGGCTTCAAAATTGCCATGGCCAACCTTGACGTTGGCCGAATCGGGATCGCGGCACAGTCCCTTGGGATAGCAGAAGCGGCAGTGCAGGCGGCAACAGCCTATGCAAAAGAACGCGTTCAGTTCGGTAAGCCAATCGCTGCACAGCAGGGTGTTTCTTTTAAACTGGCAGACATGGCGACTTCTGTTGAAGGTGCGAGATTGTTGACGTACCGCGCGGCAAACCTGCGGGCATTAGGCAAGCCTTGCGGTAAGGAAGCCTCCATGGCAAAACTTTTCGCATCACAGACGGCAATGAACGTGGCGATCGAGGCGGTCCAGGTGTTCGGTGGCTACGGCTACACGAAGGATTATCCGGTTGAGCGCTATTTCCGTGACGCGAAGGTTTGTGAGATCTATGAGGGTACGAGCGAGATTCAGAGAATGGTGATAGGGAAGCATTTGGTGAATTGA
- a CDS encoding 3-hydroxybutyryl-CoA dehydrogenase, with protein MTIQKVMVIGAGQMGSGIAQVCAMAGYDVYMNDLKQEFLDRGFAGITKNLSRSVDKGRMTEDEKTTVLGRLQTTTALEDAKHVDIVIEAAVENMDIKKKIFAELDQHAPAHTILATNTSSLPITEIAAATGRPEKVIGMHFMNPVPVMKLVEIIRGLQTADEVYGAIEDMTKKLSKVPVEVNDFPGFVSNRVLMPMINEAIFTVYEGVATPEAIDEVMKLGMNHPMGPLTLADFIGLDTCLYIMETLHEGFGDDKYRPCPLLRKYVKAGWLGRKTGRGFYTYET; from the coding sequence ATGACAATTCAAAAAGTAATGGTGATCGGCGCAGGGCAGATGGGCTCAGGGATCGCGCAGGTTTGTGCGATGGCCGGCTATGACGTATATATGAACGATTTGAAGCAGGAATTTTTGGACCGCGGGTTTGCGGGCATCACGAAAAATTTAAGCAGATCCGTGGACAAAGGCCGCATGACGGAGGACGAGAAAACCACCGTATTGGGTCGCCTGCAAACGACGACCGCCCTTGAAGATGCGAAGCATGTCGACATCGTCATTGAAGCGGCAGTCGAAAACATGGACATCAAAAAGAAGATTTTCGCAGAACTTGACCAGCACGCTCCAGCTCACACGATTTTAGCGACAAATACATCTTCGCTTCCTATCACAGAGATTGCGGCAGCAACGGGCAGACCTGAAAAGGTAATTGGGATGCACTTCATGAACCCGGTTCCTGTCATGAAGCTTGTCGAAATCATTCGCGGCTTGCAAACAGCAGACGAAGTATACGGTGCGATTGAAGATATGACGAAAAAGCTTTCCAAAGTGCCGGTGGAAGTGAACGACTTCCCAGGATTCGTATCCAACCGTGTGTTGATGCCAATGATCAACGAGGCAATTTTCACCGTTTACGAAGGTGTAGCAACGCCGGAGGCAATCGATGAAGTAATGAAGCTTGGCATGAACCATCCGATGGGGCCTTTGACACTTGCCGATTTTATCGGACTCGACACTTGCCTGTACATCATGGAAACCTTGCATGAAGGCTTTGGGGATGACAAATATCGTCCATGTCCATTGCTAAGAAAATATGTGAAAGCTGGCTGGCTGGGCCGCAAGACGGGCCGAGGATTTTATACGTACGAGACGTAA
- a CDS encoding acetyl-CoA C-acetyltransferase: MGKTVIVSGVRTPIGRFAGGLSTLSASDLGAVAIKEALSRASVSGDQVGEVIMGTVLQGGQGQLPSRQASQKAGLPWEVRTETINKVCASGMRSVTLGDILIRSGEEEVIVAGGMESMSNAPYMLPKARWGLRMGDSTVQDLMVHDGLTCTFTGVHMGTYGNSVANEMEITREDQDAWAYRSHQRAIEATEKGTFDAEIVPVSVPQRKGDQIVVSKDESPRKDTSIEKLASLRPAFDHDGTITAGNAPGVNDGASALVLMSEDRAEKEGKEVLATILGHASIAVEAKDFPKTPGLVITELLKKTGTKLEDIDLFEINEAFAAVALASANLAGLDLEKVNVNGGAVALGHPIGASGARIIVSLIHELKRRGGGLGIASICSGGGQGDAILIQV, translated from the coding sequence ATGGGAAAAACAGTAATCGTTAGCGGAGTTCGTACACCAATCGGCCGATTTGCAGGAGGACTAAGCACCCTATCAGCCTCAGACCTTGGCGCTGTCGCCATCAAAGAAGCTTTATCAAGAGCAAGCGTATCAGGTGACCAAGTAGGCGAAGTCATCATGGGAACCGTCCTTCAAGGCGGCCAAGGCCAGCTTCCATCAAGGCAAGCTTCCCAAAAAGCCGGCCTCCCATGGGAAGTACGCACGGAAACCATCAACAAAGTATGCGCATCCGGCATGCGCAGTGTCACACTCGGCGACATCCTCATCCGCTCCGGTGAAGAAGAGGTCATCGTAGCGGGCGGAATGGAATCCATGAGCAACGCACCATATATGCTACCAAAAGCAAGATGGGGCCTTCGTATGGGCGACAGCACCGTGCAGGACTTGATGGTCCATGACGGCTTAACTTGTACCTTCACAGGCGTGCACATGGGGACATATGGAAACAGCGTGGCAAACGAAATGGAAATCACTCGAGAAGACCAGGATGCATGGGCATATAGGAGTCACCAGCGCGCCATTGAAGCAACAGAAAAGGGCACTTTTGATGCAGAAATCGTCCCAGTTTCCGTACCACAGCGAAAAGGGGACCAAATTGTCGTGAGTAAGGATGAGTCTCCGCGTAAAGATACATCCATTGAAAAACTCGCGAGCTTGCGACCGGCATTCGACCATGACGGGACTATCACAGCAGGAAATGCACCAGGCGTGAATGACGGAGCTAGTGCACTTGTGCTGATGAGCGAAGATCGTGCGGAAAAAGAAGGGAAGGAAGTGCTTGCGACCATCCTTGGTCATGCCTCCATCGCAGTGGAAGCAAAGGATTTCCCGAAGACTCCGGGACTTGTCATCACGGAACTTTTAAAGAAAACAGGAACAAAGCTTGAAGACATCGATCTTTTTGAAATTAACGAAGCCTTCGCGGCGGTTGCGTTGGCATCTGCAAATCTTGCAGGGCTTGATCTGGAGAAAGTGAATGTAAACGGCGGTGCAGTAGCACTTGGACATCCGATCGGAGCAAGTGGAGCACGTATCATCGTTTCGCTGATCCATGAGCTGAAGCGTCGCGGTGGTGGACTTGGGATTGCCTCCATCTGCTCAGGTGGCGGTCAGGGCGATGCAATTTTGATCCAAGTATAA
- a CDS encoding (Fe-S)-binding protein, whose translation MSNGLLIANWILTIIVTAYAVSLFVYLIRTRIQFIKLGKKVEFDNKVKERLEKVWVNVFGQKKLLKDKKSGIIHVMFFYGFIMVQLGAIDLIIKGLAPNAHLPLGPLYPAFTFFQELVTLMILVAVVWAFHRRYVEKLVRLKRGFKSGLVLLFIGGLMLSVLFSNGMGLIWHDHGLTWSEPVASLFALMFSWINETAAIALFYVGWWIHLLFLLTFLVYVPQSKHAHLIAGPANVFFHRTTNAGKLEKIDFEDETQETFGVGKVEDFTQYQLIDMYACVECGRCTNMCPATGTGKMLSPMDLIVKIRDHLTDKGAAITSKSPWVPTYAFNNTQGNQLAMAAAGKGAQESAATIEYSPSLIGDVITEEEIWACTTCRNCEDQCPVMNEHVDKIIDLRRYLVLTEGKMDADAQRAMTNIERQGNPWGLNRKERENWREAAPEVSIPTVKEMKKAGDEFEYLFWVGSMGSFDNRSQKIAISFAKLLNEAGVKFAILGNKEKNSGDTPRRLGNEFLFQELATSNIAEFEKNEVKKIVTIDPHAYNIFKNEYPDFGLEAEVYHHTEVLADLVKEGKLTPVHEVKETITYHDSCYLGRYNEVYEPPRDILKAIPGVKVVEMNRSRETGMCCGAGGGLMWMEEDTGTRVNVARTEQALEVAPSVISSGCPYCLTMLSDGTKAKEVEENVGTYDVAELLERSVIGEKRELVS comes from the coding sequence GTGAGTAACGGTTTATTGATCGCCAATTGGATTTTAACGATAATTGTAACCGCTTACGCAGTATCGCTATTTGTTTACTTGATCAGAACAAGGATTCAATTCATCAAGCTTGGTAAAAAAGTTGAATTCGACAATAAAGTAAAAGAACGATTAGAGAAAGTCTGGGTCAATGTTTTTGGCCAGAAAAAATTATTGAAGGATAAGAAAAGTGGAATCATCCACGTTATGTTCTTCTACGGATTCATCATGGTGCAACTGGGGGCCATTGACCTGATCATCAAAGGACTTGCTCCAAATGCGCATTTACCGCTTGGACCATTGTATCCGGCCTTTACATTTTTCCAAGAGCTTGTAACCTTGATGATTCTAGTAGCGGTGGTATGGGCCTTCCATCGTCGTTATGTGGAAAAATTAGTTCGCTTGAAAAGAGGCTTCAAGTCTGGGCTTGTCCTATTATTTATCGGGGGACTGATGCTGTCCGTACTATTTTCAAACGGAATGGGACTCATCTGGCATGACCATGGTTTGACATGGAGTGAGCCGGTGGCATCCTTATTCGCACTAATGTTCAGCTGGATCAACGAAACGGCTGCCATTGCATTATTCTATGTCGGCTGGTGGATCCATCTGTTATTCCTATTAACATTCTTGGTCTACGTGCCGCAATCCAAGCATGCGCATTTAATTGCAGGGCCAGCGAATGTATTTTTCCACCGTACAACCAACGCTGGGAAACTGGAAAAGATCGATTTTGAAGACGAAACACAAGAAACATTCGGTGTGGGGAAAGTGGAAGACTTCACCCAATACCAATTGATCGATATGTACGCATGTGTCGAATGTGGCCGCTGTACCAACATGTGTCCGGCTACAGGCACAGGAAAAATGCTTTCACCGATGGATTTGATCGTTAAAATCCGTGATCACCTGACGGACAAGGGAGCGGCCATCACGTCCAAATCCCCTTGGGTACCAACTTATGCGTTCAATAACACACAAGGAAATCAGCTTGCCATGGCGGCTGCCGGGAAAGGTGCACAAGAAAGCGCGGCAACGATTGAATACAGCCCGAGCCTGATCGGCGATGTCATCACAGAAGAAGAGATCTGGGCATGTACGACCTGTCGTAACTGTGAGGACCAATGTCCGGTAATGAACGAGCATGTCGATAAAATCATCGACCTACGCCGTTACCTGGTCCTTACAGAAGGAAAAATGGATGCCGATGCACAGCGTGCGATGACCAACATCGAACGCCAAGGAAATCCTTGGGGCCTGAACCGCAAAGAGCGCGAAAACTGGCGCGAAGCAGCACCAGAGGTAAGCATTCCAACCGTAAAAGAAATGAAAAAAGCAGGCGATGAGTTCGAGTATCTGTTCTGGGTAGGGTCCATGGGATCTTTCGATAATCGCTCCCAGAAGATCGCCATCTCTTTTGCAAAATTACTGAATGAAGCCGGCGTGAAATTCGCGATTCTCGGCAACAAGGAGAAGAACTCCGGAGATACGCCGCGCCGTCTAGGAAACGAATTCCTATTCCAGGAGCTTGCAACAAGCAACATCGCGGAATTCGAGAAAAACGAAGTCAAAAAAATCGTCACGATCGACCCGCATGCTTATAACATTTTCAAAAACGAGTACCCTGATTTCGGACTCGAAGCCGAAGTTTACCACCATACAGAAGTGTTGGCGGATCTTGTGAAAGAAGGCAAACTCACACCAGTACACGAGGTGAAAGAAACCATCACGTATCACGATTCTTGCTACCTCGGAAGATACAACGAAGTATACGAGCCGCCTCGTGACATCCTGAAAGCCATCCCAGGTGTAAAAGTGGTCGAAATGAACCGCAGCCGCGAAACGGGAATGTGCTGTGGAGCTGGTGGAGGACTCATGTGGATGGAAGAGGATACAGGCACACGCGTCAACGTCGCCCGTACCGAACAAGCACTCGAAGTCGCACCAAGCGTCATCAGCTCCGGCTGTCCATACTGCCTGACGATGCTTTCCGACGGCACGAAAGCGAAGGAAGTAGAAGAAAATGTCGGCACATATGACGTCGCAGAACTGCTTGAGCGCTCTGTCATCGGCGAAAAAAGAGAATTAGTATCTTAA